A DNA window from Calliphora vicina chromosome 1, idCalVici1.1, whole genome shotgun sequence contains the following coding sequences:
- the LOC135964258 gene encoding membrane alanyl aminopeptidase-like encodes MSHIYIATILVACLCLAYAAPFAEEVETPVPAADVNYRLPLNVKPINYKITLQPYLDETHPKAFKFDGECYIELQALQNTKEVQLHIKNLNITVSEYYKKDTPATKKALPTATPNSLTDIVVYTLTEELQANVSYIFHYVYTGSMDDDMHGFYRSSYKTAKNVTKWLGSTQFQTNHARRAFPSFDEPKFKATYDLSLTRHRSLKSTGPTRLIEIKPNGDYITDVYATTPKMSTYILAFIVSEFNDRSDGEFGVLARPEYYSQTEYIFDAGKKLLKAMDDYMGIPYYSMGDDKMHLAAIPDFSAGAMENWGLLTFRERALLYDEEHSTLSSKQYIASVVAHEQAHMWYGDLVTCDWWSYTWLNEGFASYFEYFATHMVDSDLRMDQQFVVDYVQTVMGMDATNATNPMSNEDTHTPTDLGRMFNSISYNKGASFIRMTKYILGEENFQNAMTDYLKTHSFTNTIPSDLFTIWKKYWPSNYTQYADNYFASFTTQVGYPVVTFNRTSPSFIEVTQKRFLLKDFDTANSSLTYTVPISFTTSVKNNFVNASPRFFLRENTFTIRISQDVTWIIGNVQETGYYRVNYDTKTWHHLQRNLYTENWDGIHELNRAQVVDDLLNLARAGEIEYSLAFDVLEYLETETNYLPWTAAFNGFSYLTIRLGTDTHDFARYIRYISNKAYNKLGFEEKKDDTTLDIYNRAKILAWSCKFGHTECIAKAKSYFNENLKANPVPVNIRSVVYCTAMREGNEQDFNKLYNKFKTETVATEETLILNSLGCVKDSKLVSRFFHMIASDEVRRQDKSKAMSSLYTENNENVEPVFDLVDQNVEKLADCMGDYSSVATVVSNIAGRFTTDAQLQKLKAFNAKHKDKFGSSISTLENAVKTVEFNLDWSKTKLGSIKSFLQQHGKSGAAINSVSVLSLVVVALIAMIFH; translated from the exons ATGTCTCATATATATATCGCTACCATATTGGTAGCATGCTTATGCTTGGCATATGCTGCTCCTTTCGCTGAGGAGGTTGAGACCCCCGTACCTGCCGCTGATGTTAACTATCGTTTACCTTTAAATGTTAAGCCCATCAATTACAAAATAACCCTCCAGCCTTATTTAGACGAAACTCATCCTAAGGCTTTTAAATTCGATGGTGAATGTTACATTGAGCTGCAAGCTCTACAAAACACCAAAGAAGTTCAATTgcacattaaaaatttaaatatcactGTAAGTGAATACTACAAAAAGGATACACCAGCAACGAAAAAAGCTTTGCCCACAGCCACACCCAATAGCTTAACCGATATTGTGGTCTACACCTTAACTGAAGAGCTACAAGCTAATGTATCCTACATTTTCCATTATGTTTATACTGGTAGCATGGATGATGATATGCACGGTTTCTACCGCAGTTCTTATAAAACCGCCAAAAATGTTACCAA ATGGCTTGGTTCTACCCAGTTTCAAACAAATCATGCCCGTCGTGCCTTCCCCTCTTTTGATGAACCCAAATTCAAGGCCACTTACGATCTTTCTTTGACACGACACCGCAGCTTAAAATCTACCGGTCCCACTCGCCttattgaaataaaacccaatGG TGACTATATAACTGATGTTTATGCCACTACTCCTAAAATGTCTACTTATATTTTGGCCTTCATTGTCTCTGAATTCAATGATCGTTCTGATGGTGAGTTTGGTGTTTTAGCCAGACCTGAATACTACTCTCAAACCGAGTACATTTTTGATGCTGGTAAGAAGCTTCTTAAAGCCATGGACGATTACATGGGAATTCCATACTACTCCATGGGCGATGATAAAATGCATTTGGCTGCTATTCCCGATTTCTCGGCTGGTGCTATGGAGAACTGGGGTCTCTTGACCTTCAGAGAACGTGCTTTACTCTATGACGAAGAACACAGTACCTTGAGTTCGAAACAATATATTGCCTCTGTTGTGGCTCACGAACAGGCGCATATGTGGTATGGTGATTTGGTGACTTGTGATTGGTGGAGTTACACCTGGTTGAATGAAGGCTTTGCCAGTTACTTTGAATATTTCGCTACTCATATG GTGGATAGTGATTTGCGTATGGATCAGCAATTCGTTGTCGATTATGTCCAAACTGTTATGGGTATGGATGCCACAAATGCCACCAATCCAATGAGTAACGAAGACACCCACACTCCAACTGATTTAGGTCGTATGTTCAACAGTATTTCATACAATAAGGGTGCCAGTTTCATTCGCATGACCAAATACATTTTGGGAGAAGAGAACTTCCAAAATGCCATGACAGATTATCTTAAAACACA cTCATTTACCAACACCATTCCCTCGGATCTCTTTACCATTTGGAAAAAGTACTGGCCCAGTAACTATACTCAATACGCTGACAATTACTTTGCCTCTTTCACCACTCAAGTCGGTTACCCCGTTGTCACATTTAATCGCACCAGCCCAAGTTTTATAGAAGTCACTCAGAAGCGTTTCTTGTTGAAGGATTTTGATACAGCCAATTCTAGTTTAACGTACACAGTTCCCATTAGCTTCACAACaagtgttaaaaataatttcgtaaACGCCAGTCCTAGATTCTTCCTTAGAGAAAATACCTTCACAATTAGAATAAGCCAGGATGTTACATGGATTATTGGCAATGTTCAAGAGACTGGTTACTACCGTGTCAACTATGATACTAAAACATGGCATCATCTACAACGCAACCTCTATACTGAAAACTGGGATGGCATTCATGAATTGAATCGTGCTCAAGTTGTTGATGATCTGCTTAACTTGGCCCGCGCTGGTGAAATCGAATACAGTTTGGCTTTCGATGTCCTTGAATATCTTGAAACCGAAACCAACTACTTGCCCTGGACCGCTGCATTCAATGGCTTCAGTTATCTAACCATTCGTTTGGGCACCGATACACATGACTTTGCTCGCTACATTCGTTACATAAGCAACAAAGCTTACAATAAGTTGGGCTTCGAGGAAAAGAAAGACGATACTACTTTAGATATCTACAATCGTGCTAAGATTCTAGCTTGGTCCTGCAAATTCGGCCACACTGAATGTATCGCCAAGGCTAAGTCATATTTCAATGAAAACTTGAAGGCCAACCCCGTTCCCGTAAATATTCGTTCTGTCGTCTATTGTACTGCCATGCGTGAGGGCAACGAACAAGATTTCAACAAGCTCTACAACAAATTCAAAACCGAAACTGTTGCCACAGAGgaaactttgattttgaactCTTTGGGTTGTGTCAAGGATAGCAAATTGGTTTCCAGATTCTTCCATATGATTGCCTCCGATGAGGTGCGTCGCCAAGACAAATCCAAAGCTATGTCCAGCTTGTACACTGAAAACAATGAAAATGTTGAACCCGTCTTTGATTTGGTCGACCAAAATGTTGAAAAGCTAGCCGACTG TATGGGTGATTATTCTTCTGTTGCTACCGTCGTCTCCAACATTGCTGGACGTTTCACCACCGATGCTCAACTACAAAAACTAAAGGCTTTCAATGCCAAACATAAGGATAAATTCGGCAGTTCAATTT
- the LOC135964257 gene encoding membrane alanyl aminopeptidase, producing the protein MSPISIATILVACLCLAYAAPFAEEVEIPAPAADVNYRLPLNVKPINYKVTLQPYLDETHPKAFKFDGDCYVELQALQNTKEVQLHIKNLDITVSEYYKKDTPATKKALPTATPNSLTDIVVYTLTEELQANVSYIFHYVYTGSMDDDMHGFYRSSYKTAKNVTKWLGSTQFQRNHARRAFPSFDEPKFKATYDLSLKHHRSLKSAGPTRLIEIIPDGEYITDVYATTPKMSTYILAFIVSEFNDRYDGEFGVLARPEYYSQTEYIFDAGKQLLKALDDYMGIPYYSMGDDKMHLAAIPDFSAGAMENWGLLTFRERALLYDEEHSTLSSKQYIAAVVAHEQAHMWYGDLVTCDWWSYTWLNEGFARYFQYFGTHLVESYFEMDLQFVVDQIQSVMGMDATNATNPMSDEDTHTPADLGRMFNSISYNKGATFIRMTKYILGEENFQKAMTDYLKTHAYTNTIPSDLLTIWKKYWPSAYIQYADKYFKSFTTQVGYPVVTFDRKTETIVEVTQKRFLLKDLNTANPNLTYTVPITYTTSVEKDFINASPKFFLTEDPIKLTVNKDATWIIGNVQETGYYRVNYDTQSWHQIHHKLYSANWDGIHELNRAQIVDDLLNLARAGEIEYSLAFDVLEYLETETNYLPWTAAFNGFSYLSIRLGTDTNDFARYIRYISNKAYNKLGFEEKKDDTTLDIYNRGKILAWSCKFGHTECIAKAKSYFNENLKANPVPVNIRSVVYCTAMREGNEQDFNKLYNKYKTETVATEETLILNSLGCVKDSKLVSRFFHMIASDEVRRQDKSSAMSSLYTENNENVEPVFDLVDQNVEKLAESMGDYSSVASVVSGIAGRFTTDAQLQKLKAFNAKHTTKFGSSMSTLESAVKTVEFNLEWSKTKLGPIKTFFQEHGKSGAAINSVSVLSLVVVALIAMIFH; encoded by the exons ATGTCGCCTATATCTATTGCTACCATATTGGTAGCATGCTTATGCTTAGCATATGCTGCTCCTTTCGCTGAGGAGGTTGAGATCCCCGCACCTGCCGCTGATGTCAATTATCGTTTGCCTTTAAATGTTAAGCCCATCAATTACAAAGTTACCCTCCAGCCTTATTTAGATGAAACTCATCCTAAGGCTTTTAAATTCGATGGTGACTGTTACGTTGAGCTCCAAGCCCTACAAAATACCAAAGAAGTTCAATTGcacattaaaaatttagatatcACCGTAAGTGAATACTACAAAAAGGATACACCAGCAACGAAAAAAGCTTTGCCCACAGCCACACCCAATAGCTTAACCGATATTGTGGTCTACACCTTAACTGAAGAATTACAAGCTAATGTATCCTACATTTTCCATTATGTTTATACTGGTAGCATGGATGATGATATGCACGGTTTCTACCGCAGTTCTTATAAAACCGCTAAAAATGTTACCAA ATGGCTTGGTTCCACCCAGTTCCAAAGAAATCATGCCCGTCGTGCCTTCCCCTCTTTTGATGAACCCAAATTCAAGGCCACCTATGATCTTTCATTAAAACACCACCGTAGCTTAAAATCTGCTGGTCCTACCCGCCTTATTGAAATCATACCCGATGG TGAATATATAACTGATGTTTATGCAACCACCCCTAAAATGTCTACTTATATTTTGGCCTTCATTGTCTCTGAATTCAATGATCGTTATGATGGTGAGTTTGGTGTTCTAGCCAGACCTGAATACTACTCTCAAACCGAATACATTTTCGATGCTGGCAAGCAGCTTCTTAAAGCCTTGGACGATTACATGGGAATTCCATACTACTCAATGGGCGACGATAAAATGCATTTGGCTGCTATTCCCGATTTCTCGGCTGGTGCTATGGAGAACTGGGGTCTCTTGACCTTCAGAGAACGTGCTTTACTCTATGACGAAGAACACAGTACTTTGAGTTCGAAACAATATATTGCTGCTGTTGTCGCTCACGAACAGGCTCATATGTGGTATGGTGATTTGGTTACTTGTGACTGGTGGAGTTACACCTGGTTGAATGAAGGTTTCGCCCGTTACTTCCAATACTTTGGTACTCATTTG GTTGAAAGTTACTTTGAAATGGACTTGCAATTTGTTGTAGATCAAATACAATCTGTCATGGGCATGGATGCCACAAATGCCACCAACCCAATGAGTGACGAAGATACCCACACCCCTGCTGATTTAGGTCGTATGTTCAACAGTATTTCATATAACAAGGGTGCCACTTTCATTCGTATGACTAAATACATTTTGGGAGAAGAGAACTTCCAAAAGGCCATGACTGATTATCTTAAAACACa CGCATATACCAACACCATTCCCTCGGATCTCCTTACCATTTGGAAAAAGTACTGGCCCAGTGCCTATATCCAATACGCTGACAAATACTTTAAATCCTTCACCACTCAAGTCGGTTACCCAGTTGTAACATTCGATCGCAAGACCGAAACCATAGTTGAAGTCACTCAGAAGCGTTTCTTATTGAAGGATTTGAATACAGCCAATCCTAATTTGACATACACTGTACCCATTACCTACACAACAAGTGTTGAAAAGGACTTCATAAATGCCAGTCCTAAATTCTTCCTTACTGAAGATCCCATCAAACTCACAGTAAACAAGGATGCTACATGGATTATTGGCAATGTTCAAGAGACTGGTTACTACCGTGTCAACTATGATACTCAATCATGGCACCAAATCCATCATAAATTATACTCTGCAAACTGGGATGGCATTCATGAATTGAATCGTGCTCAAATTGTTGACGATCTCCTTAACTTGGCCCGCGCTGGTGAAATCGAATACAGTTTGGCTTTCGATGTCCTTGAATATCTTGAAACCGAAACCAATTACTTGCCCTGGACCGCTGCATTCAATGGCTTCAGTTATCTATCCATTCGTTTGGGTACCGATACAAATGACTTTGCTCGCTACATCCGTTATATCAGCAACAAGGCCTACAACAAGTTGGGTTTCGAGGAAAAGAAAGACGATACTACTTTGGACATTTACAATCGTGGTAAGATTTTAGCTTGGTCCTGCAAATTCGGTCACACCGAATGTATCGCCAAGGCTAAGTCATATTTCAACGAAAACTTAAAGGCCAACCCCGTTCCCGTCAATATTCGTTCTGTCGTTTATTGTACTGCCATGCGTGAAGGAAACGAACAAGATTTCAACAAactctacaacaaatacaagaCCGAAACTGTTGCCACCGAGgaaactttgattttgaactCTTTGGGTTGTGTCAAGGACAGCAAATTGGTTTCCAGATTCTTCCATATGATCGCCTCCGATGAGGTTCGTCGTCAAGACAAGTCCAGCGCTATGTCCAGCTTGTACactgaaaataatgaaaatgttgAACCCGTCTTTGACTTGGTCGACCAAAACGTTGAAAAACTAGCTGAATC TATGGGCGATTACTCTTCCGTTGCTTCCGTTGTCTCCGGCATTGCTGGTCGCTTCACCACCGATGCTCAACTACAAAAACTAAAGGCCTTCAATGCCAAACATACCACCAAATTCGGCAGTTCAATGTCCACTTTGGAAAGTGCCGTTAAGACAGTCGAATTCAATTTGGAATGGTCGAAAACCAAATTGGGTCCAATCAAGACCTTCTTCCAAGAACACGGTAAAAGCGGTGCCGCTATTAACAGCGTATCTGTTTTGTCTTTAGTTGTTGTAGCCTTGATTGCTATGATCTTCCACTAA